The DNA segment CGCTGGCCACCGTCGCACCGATGCAGGCGCAGGGCGGCGCGACGGCGCGCCCCGACCCGCCGACGCTGGAGGTGGGGCTGGGGCAGCAGGAAACGCTGAACATCGTGCTGGAAGACGCGCAGGACGTCTACGGCATCGATGTGCGCGCCAAGTTCGACCCGGCGGTCATCGAGGTGGTGGATGCCGATCCATCGAAAGACGGCGTCCAGATGACGCCGGGCACGTTCATCAAGCCGGACTTCCTCGTGCGCAACACTGCGGAGAACGTGACGGGCACCCTGCAGTACGTCACGACACAGGTGAACCCGTCGCCGCCAGTCAGCGGGCGCGGCATCGTGGTGAGCGTGCTGGTGCGGGGCAAAGCGCTGGGCAAGCAAACGGCGTTCACCATCAGCTTTGTCGAAATCGCCGACCGCACCGGGCGCAAACTGCCGGTGCGCGGGCAGGCGGGCAATATCGTCGTGGTGCAGCCCAAACCGCCAACGCCGACGCCCACGGCACAAGCGACGGCCACGCCGACCGCCGCACCCTCGTCTGTGCCTTCGCCGACGCCCCCGCGCGCCGCGGTGACCACCGCTGGCGTGACGCCAGCAGCGACAGTCGTCGCTCAGAGCACGCCTGCCGCCCAACTATCCGACGATTCGGCACTGGTCGGCATCGCTGTGGCCGGGGTGGTTGGGGCGCTGGCGATCGCGGGTGCGGGGGTCGTTATCTTGCGGCGGCCGCGGCTATGAATGCCATGAAACAGCAGGGGTATTCCACCGGGAGTCGTGCTCGCAGAGCGCTACGCATGGCGCTCGGCAGCCTGCTCGGCGCGGCGCTGGCGCTGGCCATCGCCGTGCAGCCGGGCCGGCCTGCCGGAGCAGCGACCGGCGCGCATCTGTTGCTCGCGCCGGCCGCACAAACAGTCCAGGTCGGCTCGACGGCTGTCGTGACGATCACGTTAAATGACATTAGCAACTTGTACGGCTACCAACTGGCGGTCGGCTACGACGCCTCGAAAGTTAGCGCCGAAGGCGCGTTTGTCAACGAGTTCGTGGACACCACGAGCCAGGCGTTTGTGCCGGGCGGCTGGCACGCGGCCTGCACGGGCGGCCAGTGCCGCTTCGCGGTCACCCGCCTGTCGCCGGCGGCCCCCGTCAGCGGCGGCGGCGCTGTGGCGCGCATTACGTTCACCGGGCTGGCACGCGGGGTTGTGCCGCTGACCTATGCCGCTGACTACCTGAGCGACCGCAACGGCTTTGCGATCGCGCATCTCAGCAGCGGCGGCGTAGTGACGACCGTCGAGGGCACGGCTATCGTGGGCGGCGTGGTAGCCCTGCAGGGGCGCGCGACGCCGATCACAACCGGCACGGTCACGCTGATCGACAACGCCGGTGTGTTTGCGCCGACCGTTACGCCGTTCGACGCGCTGACCGGCGTATTCACGGCGGTCGTGCCGGTGGACACGGGCGGCTCGGTCTACCGCCTGGTCGCCGCGCACGCGCTGTACCTGTCGCACCAACTGGGCGCGGCCGTACCCGGCAGCGGCATCGCCGTGGCGGCCGGCGGCGTCTACACGACCGGCGCGACGACGCTCGACGCCGGCGACGCCACCAACGACGGCCTGGTTAGCATCCTGGACCTCGCCTGCATGGGCGGGGCCTACGGCGGGCCGCCGACCGTCTGCGGGGCTGATGGCAGCAGCGACATCAATGCAGACGGCGTGGTCAACATTTTCGACCTGGTGCTGGCCGGCGGCAACTACGGGCGCGCGGCGCCGCAACCGTGGTAGAACCATTAGCGAGGTGGCATACGATGACGAAACATACGAACGAGACTCGTTGGCGGTCGCTTGGCTCGCGTGCGATGAGGCCGGTACGGCGCGCGCTGGCGTGGCTGTGCCTTGGCGCGCTCCTGGCGGCGGGCCTGAGCGGCCTGCTGGCCGCGCAGGCGCGGCCGGCGGCCGCCCAGGCCGCGACCACGACGCGCGTCTCCCCGGCGCGCCAAATCGTGACGACGGGTGCGTTCAGCGTCGATGTGCGGATTGACGATGTGGTGGATCTGTACGGCGCGGACTTTACGCTGACCTTCCCGCCGGCGTCGGTCGCGGTCGAAGACACGAGCCTGACGATCACGAGCATCACGCCCGGCCCGCTGCTGACCTCCGGCGCGGGCGGCAGTTTTGTGATCGTGAACCGCGCGGACAATAGCGCCGGCACCGTCCGGTTTGCGGTCACGCAATTCAACCCGTCGCTCCCGGTCAGCGGTTCCGGGGTGCTGGCGCACATCAACTTCCGGGTGCGCACCACGGGACTGATCCCGCTCACGCTGACGGCGGTCACGCTGTCCAATCGCAACGGCGTCGTGATTCCAACGGCGACGGAGAACGCACAGGTCTTCGCCGGGTCGCTGCCCACAGCGGTCACGCTGGAGTCGTTCAGCGCCGTCTCGGCGCCGGCGCAACAGCAACCGGCGGGCTTCACCGGCCTCGACGATAAGGGCGGCGCGGCGCTGGCCCTGGCGGCGCTCGCCGTGGTAGCCATATTCGGGCGTGGCAGGCGGCGCTGAGCCGCGGTCTGGACTACGAAATACAGATAACGGCGGCATCTCGCCTTGAGATGCCGCCATTGTTCTTTCGTTCCACGCGCGCTGCGTTACCTTCGTGCCTTCAGCAGTTTCGTCCCGCTCGGACACAGGTCAAAGAGTGAGCACTGCTCGCAGAGCGGCTTCCTCGCATCGCAGATGCGCCGTCCGTGCCAGATGACTTCGTGGCTGAACGCGATCCAGCGCGTTTTCGGTAGGACGGTCATCAAATCCTGCTCGATCTTGACCGGATCTTCTTGCTTCGTGAGACCAAGCCGCTGGCTGATACGGCGCACATGCGTGTCCACCACGACGCCATCGGCCAGGCCGAAGCAGACGCCGCGCACGACGTTGGCAGTCTTGCGCGCCACGCCCGGCAGGCTGAGCAGGTCGTCCATGCCCTGCGGCACCTCGCCGCCGAACTCCTCCACGAGTACGTGAGCCGCGCCCTGGATGTTCCTGGCCTTATTGCGGAAGAACCCGGTTGATCTGACCAGCGCCTCCACATCCGCGCGCGGCGCGGCGGCCAACGCGGCCGGCGTCGGGCAGTGCGCAAAGAGCGCGGGCGTCACCTTGTTCACCGTCGCGTCGGTGCACTGCGCGGAGAGGATCGTCGCGACGAGCAGTTCAAACGCGCTGCGATGGTTCAGCGCGCACTGCGCGTCGGGATACGCTTTGCGGAGGCGGCGCAGGATCGCCTGCACGCGCTTCTTTTCGTCGGCCGGATTCCGTTTGACCATGCGCTGATTTTACACGAGGATGAGTTCGAGCTCGATTTCGTCGCGGAGCGGGATGCCGTCGTTGCCGAGCAGCGGGATCTCCGGCTTCAGCCGCCGCGCCGCCGTCACGGCATCGCGGTGCAGGACGGCCAGCACGAAGCCGCGCTTCTGGTAGAAGCGGAGCGCGCGCAGGTTATCATTGGTCGTGATCAGCCACAGCCGGCGGCAGCCGCGCCGTTGCGCTTCGTCTCGCATGGCCGCGATGAGCGCTGTGCCGACGCCCGCGCCCTGGCGCAGGCTGTCGAGCGTGACGATCTCACAGGCGTCACCGTCCACAGTGAACGTCAGCAGCCCGACGATTTCACCGGCAAGCACAGCCGCGAAGCCGTCGAGCATATGCGGGCGGTATGTGCGCCCGTGCGCCACGACGGTCTCCGCGCCCCAGCGCCGCGTGATGAGATCGCACACTGCGGCGCGGTCGGCATCGATTAGTCTGCGCACGGAAATGTCCGGCATATCGGTGTCCGAAAGGCGCTAAAGGACGGGGACGCGCCAATATCTCTGTATGCGTGCCTTCCCGTTCCCGTTCAACGGCCTGCACGGAAAACGGCGTCGCGCAGCCTGCTACTTTCTGCATCCAGCGTCAACTCGACCTCCGACATGCATTTCTCGCCCACAAAGCGAAACGTAGCCGAGGCCGCGCCATCACCGGCCAGTAGTTCGCCCGCCGTGCAGGCGCCGCACACCACGTGTGCCAGGCGCACCCGCTCCCATAACGCCTCGCGGTTGGCGTCGCGCGCCACCAGGCGCTGCCATGCGCTGCGCGTCGGTTTGCTGACCAGCGCAGCCAGCCGCGCGGCGGCCGACTGCATGGCCGGCGACGGCGGCAGGGTGGATGTGAGCTGCAAGTGCTGCACGCGCGGCGGCACGGTGGGCGACAGGGTGATGAACACCCAGCACCAGCCGCGCTCACCGGCCATCCGCCAGCGTCCGCGCAGGCTGTTCTCGACTTCGAATACGCCGTCGGGGTGCAGTGCGCCATGGTCGCGCCGCAATTCGTCCAACCGGCGCTGCCAGTGCGGCCGGTCGCTATCAAGGAAGAAATTGCCGGCGAAGAGCGTGTCGGCCAGCCCGTCATCCCATGCCGTCAACAAGCAGATGACCTGCGCGTGCGCTTCAAGCAGTGCGTCACTCGGATGAGGCGGGCGTGGTTGCGCCTGGCTAGCCTGCAGCAACTCGTCGAGCGCGTCGGCACATGCCGCGTGGACATTGGCGTAGGTAACATTGGCAAGCGCGACGATGCCGACGCCGTAGGCAGGCGCCCAGCGCATATGCGAGCCGAAGCCCGGCACCCCGCCCCCGTGCCCCACGCTCTCATAGCGCCCGTTGTGCGCGATTGAAAGACCATAGCCATAGCCGCCCGCACTGAACAGCGACGACACGCCAAGCTCGCGCTCCGTGATCACCGGCCGGTACATGCGCCAGACCTGCTGCATCTCGCGCAGCGAACTGCGCCGCACAAGGCCCGTTTCCGGCTCGTCGCGCGCGGGCCAGGCGGACTGGAACAGCGCGACCCAGCGCGCCAGATCGCGCACCGAGCTGCTGATGCCCGCAAACGCGGCGACATCGCCGCCGGATGGTAGCAACGGCTCGGCCTTCCACTGTTCATCTTCCCAGCGATAGCCGGGCGCCCGGTGCGCGGCCGGCACCGTGGCCGGCTGCCATGTGGTCGCCGTCATGCCGAGCGGCTGGAGGATCTCGCGTGTGATGTAGTCCAGCGCGGACACGCCGGCGACGTTGGCGATGATGCGCCCCAGCACAATGTAGGCGTAGTTGGAGTACTCAAAGACGACGCCCGGCGGATTGGAAAACGTCACACCGTCGCGGAAGAGCCGGCTGAGATCATCGTCGCCAATGTACAATTGCCGGTCCGCCCACGGGTCGTCTTGCGGCCAACCGGCCGACATCGTCAACAGTTGTTGCACAGTGAGTGGTGCCGAGTCGGCCGTGGGATAGCGCAGGCTGGCAAGTTCCGGCACATAGGTCGCCGCCGGCGCGGCGAGTTGCAGCGACCCCGCGTCGCGCAGCTTGATGATCGCCAGCGCCGCGAAGCTCTTGGTCATCGAGGCAATGCGATACACGCTGTCCGCATCCGGCGGCGCCGGCGTGGTCACGTCGCGCACGCCGAAGCCGTGCGTGAAGACGAGCTCGCCATCCACGATCACGCCATACGCGACACCAGGCATTTGCTGGCGCTCGGCGTAGCGCCGGAAGATTGGCTCCAGGCGCGGACACGCCGCGAGAAGCTGCGCGTGTCGTTCAGCTCCGGGCAGGCCGGGCGCGGACGATTCAGCCGCAAAGGAATGTGTGTTCATGGGTTTCCTGTGTTCAGCCGGTGGATTGTCACAACATGTCCTTCGATTATAGCCAGCCGCACGCATGCTGGCGAATGGCGGAGTGAACGTGCCCCGCTGACTTTGCGAGCGCGCCGGCGCCGTTTTGCCGAAACGGCATGTGCGGACAGGCGCACGTTGGCTGGAATCCCCGGAAACGTGCGCGCGGGGAAGGCGCGT comes from the Chloroflexota bacterium genome and includes:
- the nth gene encoding endonuclease III is translated as MVKRNPADEKKRVQAILRRLRKAYPDAQCALNHRSAFELLVATILSAQCTDATVNKVTPALFAHCPTPAALAAAPRADVEALVRSTGFFRNKARNIQGAAHVLVEEFGGEVPQGMDDLLSLPGVARKTANVVRGVCFGLADGVVVDTHVRRISQRLGLTKQEDPVKIEQDLMTVLPKTRWIAFSHEVIWHGRRICDARKPLCEQCSLFDLCPSGTKLLKARR
- a CDS encoding beta-lactamase family protein produces the protein MNTHSFAAESSAPGLPGAERHAQLLAACPRLEPIFRRYAERQQMPGVAYGVIVDGELVFTHGFGVRDVTTPAPPDADSVYRIASMTKSFAALAIIKLRDAGSLQLAAPAATYVPELASLRYPTADSAPLTVQQLLTMSAGWPQDDPWADRQLYIGDDDLSRLFRDGVTFSNPPGVVFEYSNYAYIVLGRIIANVAGVSALDYITREILQPLGMTATTWQPATVPAAHRAPGYRWEDEQWKAEPLLPSGGDVAAFAGISSSVRDLARWVALFQSAWPARDEPETGLVRRSSLREMQQVWRMYRPVITERELGVSSLFSAGGYGYGLSIAHNGRYESVGHGGGVPGFGSHMRWAPAYGVGIVALANVTYANVHAACADALDELLQASQAQPRPPHPSDALLEAHAQVICLLTAWDDGLADTLFAGNFFLDSDRPHWQRRLDELRRDHGALHPDGVFEVENSLRGRWRMAGERGWCWVFITLSPTVPPRVQHLQLTSTLPPSPAMQSAAARLAALVSKPTRSAWQRLVARDANREALWERVRLAHVVCGACTAGELLAGDGAASATFRFVGEKCMSEVELTLDAESSRLRDAVFRAGR
- a CDS encoding GNAT family N-acetyltransferase; translation: MPDISVRRLIDADRAAVCDLITRRWGAETVVAHGRTYRPHMLDGFAAVLAGEIVGLLTFTVDGDACEIVTLDSLRQGAGVGTALIAAMRDEAQRRGCRRLWLITTNDNLRALRFYQKRGFVLAVLHRDAVTAARRLKPEIPLLGNDGIPLRDEIELELILV